DNA from Candidatus Poribacteria bacterium:
CCCGATATTGCCACCTCCAGTTCACTGACCGCGCGCTTGAAGTCCCCTTGTTGTAGGTATCGGTTTCCACGTTCAGCGTAGCGTTGTGCTGTTACGCCGAGTTTCAGGACATCCCACCACCGTGGATCGTGCATCTGTGTGTATTTTGTTCGTTTGCGTGAGGCTTGCGCATGTTGGGTAGCGGCAGCCGTTTCTCCGAGAATCCTCGCAATTTGTGCCATTGCGGCGTGTGCTTCGCTCTGTTCTGGATTGAGTTTCAAGGCGCGTTGCAAGTGGCTTTGCGCCGTTTCAAACTGTTGGGTGGCGAGTGCGAGTTCACCGAGCCATAAAGAGGCATACGGGTTCCGAGGATCCAATTCGTTGGCGGTTTCGAGGTGTACTTTCGCTTGCTGTAGGTGTCCGAGGCTTCGGAGGGCAGCGGCATGGTAGATATGAGCGGGTGCATAGTGCGGGTCGAGTTTGATGGCTTCAGCAAGCGTTTGGGCAGCGGCTTGTGGGTTGACTTTATAGGTGGTCAACCCGAGGTAGTATAACCAGTGGAATTCGGTGGGCGCAATCTCGACGGCACTTCGGTAACACTGAGCGGCTTCCACCTCCCAGCCGTGCACGAAATAGATATTGCCTAACTGTCCTCACGCCGTGGCATCTTTAGGAGTTTCAATCAATGCTTTCTGTGCGACTTTAACGGCAGTTAAGAGTCGTTGTTCTTCGACGCGTCCTATGTCGCTCGGCTGTGGCACCCAACTCGGCGTGAGCGCAGTGTGCCGATTTCCATCTACACCCACCTGCTGATTGGAAACGTCTGCGGGGGTGGGCGTCCCGACTTCGCTACAAAGGAGCAGCGCGCAGCACACCAAAAGCGGTGCACAATAGATTCCTTTCATCCATCTCTCCTATATGACATACGGTTCGGGGTTGCGCTCGACCTCTGCCAAAAGCGTATCCACATACGTCTCAATGTGGAACAACCGACACATGGAATCTCCTACCTTTCCTTGTCTCAACTGACTGAGTCCTTCCCAAAACGCCCCGAGTTCTGGTCGTTTCAGACGGATATATTCCGCCTGTGGATCGTCGGCAAGACGGTTGTTCCAATGGATAACCTCAACGAGATGGATGTAGGTCGAGGTCTCGTAATCGACACCGATCATGAGAAGTTTAGCGTTCGTCTTATAGGCACGGAACATCGGTGAATGCGTGCCGTAAGTCTTTCCCCACGGGTAATGATCCCACGGTGATTCGTGGCCTTCGCGGCGACGGTGATCAGACACAAACGCCTTTGCATCTCTCCCGCGAGCGGCAACGGCGTGCGAATAGTGGTCAGAGCGATAGGTGTCGGGCATCTGTCGAAAAAATTCTGTCAGCCAACCGACTGTGGACGGCGTCTGGTTGACATTCCATGCTGCGACACGCTCTTCCCGACTCGATAAAAGGCTGAAGGTCGGCATCAGAATCAGTCCTTCCGCCCCGACTGCCGCTTCTAATGCCGTGATGACTGTCCCTGCTCCACCTTCGACAGGTCCGAGACTCTTGAAAGATGAATGGATAAAGAGTGTATCTCCTTTTTCAATGCCGAGGTCGGTAAAATCTTCGGTGAGTTTTTCGTGGATATAAGGTGTTTGCATTTTCAGGAATTTTAAGTTTTAATCAAGGATGCAAGGTTTTACCGTAAACAGCACTATATTTTTGAACCAATTCGACGATTCTTCCTGCGTTTTCCCTTCGCATCCGCTTCGCGACTCGCAGTGGGGTCTGCCCTTTCCGGTTCTTGACGTTCGGGTTTGCGCCTTTGATGAGCAACGCTTCCAACGCCGATCGTTGTTTTTCGCCACTCTTTATTGTCGATCGGATCGCCTCAAACAGTGGGGTTTCGCCGTCGTTGTCAAGGGCATCAAGGTCCGCCCCGTTTTCGATGAGCAGATTGATGACGTTGAGGAAACCCGCCTTCGCTGCATAATGTAACCCCGTTTTCCCTTTATAATTCTGAATATTAATGTCGGCACCCAGTGCTAACAGTTGCTGGATTTCGTCTGGATGTTCGCCGTTGTCGCCACGGCAGGCATAGACGAGTGGGGGCCAACTCTGATTTTCTGCGTTTATATCCTTGGACGGGACGCCGTGCGCCTTGAGGAGCACGCTCATTTCGGAGTCGTCGTCCAAAATGCGCGGGGCTTTACTCGGATCCGCCCCGTTTTCGAGTAACAACTTGGCAATCTCCACCCGATCGTACGCGACGGCATAATCGAGGAAACGTTCGCTGTGCGGTTTGATTGTCGCCCCGCGTGAGATGAGCAGGTCCACAATCGCGGGGTTTCCGCCCACGATGGCATAGCAGAGCGGTGTCGCCCACGCCGCGTGACGGTGTTCAAAAGTATGGGGTTGCCCTGCCGGTAGCATTACTGCCTGCAGGTATCCACTGTTGATGGTATCTGGGTCATTATTGAGATGCGCTCGGACGGTATCGTAATCTCTGAGATAGGCGGCGGTATGGATGTCGAGTGTCGCGCCGTGCTGAAACAGATAGTCCGCTACGAGATCGCGCCCCTCATACCGTGCGACGCAGTAGGGGGTTATCTCAATCCTGTGCTGGATATGATAGCAACCCGGCAAGTTTATATCGGCACGGCGTTCGAGGAGGAATTGAACCATCTCCAGTTTGCCCCGATATGCGGCTTCCCACAACATCGTCCGACCGTGTGAACCGACGGTGTGAATCCACGCCGGATTGTCATCGACCAGTAGTCGGACGGTTTCAAGATCCCCGCGTCCTGCCGCGGCGACAACAATTTTCAGGAAATCACTCTGGTTTCCAGTGAGGTTTGGCATTGGCTTTAGCCTTCATCTATGACGTAGGGGCGTCTACCCACGGAGGGCGGCAGGAGCATCCGTTTCTGTTGTTCCGTGAGTTCGCCGTATTTGCTGAGGTCGTGATATTCTCCCGACCATGCGGAGTGTCCCGGACTGTATTTGTAGAGCAGGGAGCGGCGTTGATGTTTTGCCCGCCACGGCATCGTCCCATGAACAAGCGCTTCAGTGAAGAACAACACATCTCCCGCTTCGACAGGCGGTTGCACGACGTAGTGTGCCGGACGCTCGAAATGCTGCACATCCGACGGTAAGTCCCGCAAGAAATTGCTCTTGTGGCTGCCCGGAATACAGGCGAATCCGCCCGCGCCTTCTGGTGCATCTGCCAAATTGTAGGTCATCACAGACAATCCGTTGCGCATAACACCATCGCGGTATTTGTACCAGTGATCCGCCTCAGGACCGCCGGGTCCACCCCCATCTTCACCGCCGTGTAATCTACCGCCTTGTTGCCCTTCATCCATAAAGATGGTATAATCGTGGTCGAGACGGACGTGCGGACCTAATAACTCGAGGAGATACGGAAGAATCTTCGGATGGTCAATCAGACTCTTAAAGGGTTCACCCCACAGACTCGACACTCGCTCGCCGTGTCCTCTCAATCTCTCGCTGGATTCGCTATCGATAAACGCATTCATCTCAGCGACTTCGTCCTCGGTCAAGATGTTCTTTATGACGAGATAGCCTTGAAGGTCTACCTGAAATTTTTCTTCGCTGGTCATTTTTTAATGTTTCCTTGCGGAGAAACAACGTGCGTTAAGACGCTTAGATGCGTTGCTTATATCCGCCCTCCATTCCATTACGGGCTACAGGTTTTGAAGGTATCGTCAGAGAAATCCTTGTGTGAGACGAAAACCTCTTAACCGATGGGTGGCTGCCAATTGCTAATTGTTTCTTCTAACCTGCCTCAATAACCGGGGGTCTTCTACCGACGGACGGCGGCAGGAGCATCCGTTTCTGTTGTTCCGTCAACCCTTCGTATTTACTGATGTCGTAATAGTGTTCCGACCATGCCGAGTGTCCCGGACTGTATTTATAGAGGAGGGAACGGCGTTGGTGTTCCGCTGTCCACGGCATCGTCCCGTGGATGAGTGCTTCGGTGAAAAACAGCACGTCCCCGGCTTCGAGTGGTGGTTGGACGACATAGTGTGCCGGACGCTCGAAACGTCGCACGTCTGTTGGGAGGTCTGTCGGGAAATTGCACTTGTGGCTCGCTGGGATACAGGCAAATCCGCCCGCTCCCGCTGGTGCATCCATCAGATTGTATGTCATCACGGACAGTCCGTTGCGCATGTGTCCATCTCGGTATTTATACCAGTGGTCCCCGACACCTCCACCGGCGCGTCCGCCGTCCTCGCCGCCGTGTAATCCACCGCGCCCTTGCCCTTTCTCCATGAAGAGGGCGTAGTCGTGGTCGAGTCGGACATGTGGACCCAGCATTTCGATGAGATACGGCAAGATGTTCGGGTGATCGATGAGTCTCCTGAACGGTTCACCCCAGAGACTCGGTGGTCCCTGGAGGTCGCCTTTGTCGATGATAGCGTTCATCTCAGCGACTTCATCGTCGGTCAGCACGTTCTTTATGACGAGGTAACCCTCGAGATCCACTGCAAATTTTTCTTCACCAGTCATTTTTTAATGTTTCCTTGCGGATAAGTGATGTGGTTCGTGATTTGAAGATTTCGGTGTTTGAGTCGCCTGCGTGTTTTTGCGAATCAACGCTGGATTTAGTCTAACCCCAGACTAAATCCGGTATTTCTGTGTATTGTTGCAGGCTTACGGACCTGGGTGTACCAAAACCCTCTTAACTGGTAACTGAAAACTGACAACTGAAAACTATTCCTTATTATAGCATTACCGAAATATTTCGTAAACGTCATATTTTTCGATCTTTCGGTGCCGTGACTTCAAAATCGAAGCCGCCGAGTACATCGCCGTTCACCTCAAGCTCGAAACGGTGCCAACCGAGACACGCTTTTCCGTCGTGATGCTGTTTGAGCGACGGCAACGGAAAGACGGGTTTCTCGTAATCGACGCGCTGTCTCGGTTTCAGTTTCCGTTGACTGAGACGGTAGCGTTTGCGCGTGATGTGTCCCGATGGACGTTTGTAAGCGACTGCGTAGTAGGTCAGGATCGTTTGCGGTGCATCGGATTCGCTCTGCAAGCTAAACGAGAAACGAAAGGTTTCATTGATTGGGAGAACGTAATGTTCAGGTTTCAGCTCGATGAGTGTGATGTCCGCTTTACCTAACGTCGGCACTGCGCCTAGACCGAGGAGTTTAAACGCACGTTCGTCCCCAATTTTCACCTGATATTTGAGCGCCTGCCGAAGGATCTGCTGTGTCTCTGGACGTCCGTCCTGATGCCACCGTTCCAGTGTGGCATAGCCTGCCTCTGGGTAATCCTTGACGATGTCGCGCATGTCCGTCGCGACCTGTTCCCGCACCCGTGCATCTGGATCGTCTTTGAGGGTTTCCAGAAGTGATAGGATCGGTTGCGGGTCTGGGATAAACGGACGCAGCCATTTTTGCCATACGCCGCGCGTGCAGAGCGATGCTGCTACAAACAGACGGGTGTTTGCGTTTTCGTCTTTAACCCATTCAGCGAAGCGTTCAAAACACCGATCCGGGTCTTCGATGATAAACGCACGGATCTCACCGCCACGGGTACACCGATGTTTTGAGAGTTCATAGAAAGCGTCCAGCGATGCGTCGAAATCCTCCAATCCGTAGAGATTCAGAAAATGCGAAATCGGGCGCAGACTCGTCTCGACTTCCGGCGTCGGGTGTCGCGTCGGTTCCGGCAGAGCCTCGATCTCGACAAACGCCATCAAGATGGCGAGTGCTTCGGAATAGTCCTCTGGCAGGTACTGGCGCAGGACGCGACCGATGGCTTTCGTGACGTTATAGAGCGTCTGACCTTCCATCTCCGTCCGGACGTCCGAGACGAAGACAGCGACATCGAATTCAGGATAGATATGCTGAATCTTTTGACCGATAACCAAGCCGTCTTGTGTCAGATCGAAAAGCGTGCGTTGTTCTCTCATAACTTAAGAGATTTCATTATTTCACGGAACGGTAATTTCTCTGCGATTGGATCGCTCTACAACTGCCCCAGATCGTATGGATTAGCGGTTAGCGAGTTGGGCACGGAGACGCGCTAACTCGGCTTCCGCTGCCTGTCGACGTTCCTGTTCTTCTCTGGCGCGTCTCTCTGCGGCTTGCCGTTGTTCTTCTGCGACTTGTAGATCTTCCTGTGCGGCTTCTTTCAATGCCTTATCTTCCTGAGAAGTCGTTTATTTTCTTTCTTTGGTTTCAAAGTCGCTGAGGGTATTCACTGTTTTACTCCTTTGTATCCCAGGACAAGAACCCCGCTGGTTTTATGTAATTTTAGCGACATACATATTCCTTGTCAAGCAACATTTTCGGCTAAAAAGTTCTGATTTTCAGGAGAATTCCCCTTAAAAATGTTACACCAGTGTAACATTTGGTGTACAAAGTTGATCGGCGAAGAACCCAGTGGTTGTAAGGGTTCAGAGGCGTTTTTACGTTCGTTTCCGTTTTAGAAAAAAATAATTTGGCGTAAAGTGTAACATTTTACTGAGGGTTGATTCATTGCCTTATTCGGGATCTGCTGCAGTCGATTATCTCGTTTTTTATTTGCGGTTGTGAACGAGTTTTTAGAGGTTCTCTGAATGTTAATATAATATATTTTAAGTATAACATATATAAAGGAAAAAGTCAAGGGGAATATTCAGTTTTTTTAATTGTCTGAATCGCGGATTACACGGATGACGCGGAGTGGGTGTTTTTGTTTGCTGTATTTCCTGATTTAGCGAATGTCTAACGCTGGCAGGTTGTTAACGATGTCTACTGTCTCCAAACTTACTGTTATCACCTTCGCAATCAACTTGACGATATACTGCGGATCGTCGATACGGTTCGGATTGTTGACGATACCGCTCCGTTTATCCGTTTTCACGCGATACTGGTCTATTACCCACTCTAACGCCGAACGGGTGCCAAGTCGATAGCCGAAAGTCTTTGTGGGAATACCCGAGATCGTTAGGAAGTTGTTATAGACAAGCGAGGCTTTGTCTTTTGAGAGTTTCATTTTCTCAACGCGCCAATCGAGCGGGACTTCCTGGTTCTGAATGAATTTGAGATCGCTATATTCAGGTTGGGATTCGTAGTTGACGTGGAGATCTGATAGCCGCGCACCTGCCTTCGCAAATTCCCAGAAATCATTGACGAAGGGGATATGCGGGAGATCGCGTTTGAGGTTGGCGGCATACTTCTCACGGTAGTCGGGATGGTGTAGGATGCCGTAGTTGTAGTGGAAGATGTCCCACTTGGTGATGGTATTGTCTTGATAGTGGGTTCGGAACTGTGTCAATGCCCAATCGGTGATGTTTTCTTGGCGGTTTGTGCCATCCTCGTCGTAGGTGTAGAAGGGAAAGCATTGAGAACCTCCCTGTGGCAACTGATCGGGTAATTGGTTGACCATCAGTCCAAACATCGGCCACTCTTTGCCAACTTTAAGCCATATCACCCGATTTTCCGTTTCTGTATAAAGCGTGGGAAAAATAGATGGAAATACGGCAACTACATCATTCATTGTTCGGTCAAAGTAGAGGTTGGATTTTGTAAACGGACGATAGAGGGCTGTTCTTACCTTGTGCTCAGTATATTCGGACGTTGTGCCTCGCTCTAATTTCACTTTTAAATCACGACTCCACTTAATCTGTGTGTCCTCGGAAACCACAAAGTTATCAAGGTCAACATTGCGATCTTTCCGCTGCGTCCAGCGGGCGACCTCAGCGTTATAGGTTTCATTCATGCGGTCCACATTCGTAATAAGCGTGTTTCGGTCGAAATTGTAAGCCCAGGCATCACGATTGGTTTTTACGCCGTTGCTATAGGTTTTAAAGATCACATCTGTAGGATCATCTTTTACCATCTTTGCTGCCTTACTTCCCATCGGAATAAAGGTGTCAAATTCGGCATAGAGCCCTTCGGTAAGCCACGTATATCGCGCATCCGGTTGAATGTTTTGCCATTCAATTCTGCCTGCGTGCTCCCGTTCATTTAGAAAATCGAACTTCTGTTTCCTGTTCCACAAATCATCTGTACAGTAGTAAAAAATACGAGGTGATTTGGACAGATGCCGCTTATTCTTCACGAACAGGTTGATACTCACACCGACACGAATCCCAAACACATTCGCATCGGAGACCTTCAATCCTTTCCGGGCATTTCCTCCTAAATCCAGAATATAAATCGCGTCACAATCCTCAGCGAGATGTTTCCGCATGCCGTCAAATGCAACTCCGTCAAGGAAACTGTTGTTCGTTACGAAGGCGACAACTCCCTCATCGCCAATTCTATCCAAAGCCCATCGGATGGCTTTGACATACGGATCGTAAAGTTTATTTCTCAGGGTCGCTTTGGAGTCTTTCGCGTAAGTGTCCGCGATCCGTTCGTTCATCGTCTCATAGTGCCGATTCTTGTTGTTGTCGTTTTCGTTGACTTGTCCTGCGTTGTAAGGTGGGTTGCCGATAATCACAAACATCGGTGTCTGCTTCTGCTTCTCAACACGTTCTGTATTGGCAGGCGTAAACATCTGTATCTGTCGTTCTTCTGCCATCTCAAACGTATCTACCAGACAGATACCTTCATACGGAGCGTATCGGTGCGTTGCGGCGTAAAACTGTTGTTCTATGTTGAGACTGGCGATGTAGTAGGGCAGCAGCATCACCTCGTTGCACTGGAGTTCCGGCGGATTCGCAGTGTATTTTCGCTCTAACGAAATAGGATCGAGTTCCTGCATGACACGCACGATGAAGTTACCCGTGCCGACAAACGGATCAATGATATTCACGCCGCTTTCTGAGAGTGATCGATTAAACTCGGTCTGTAGGATATGTTCAACGCTTTTCACCATAAAGTCGACAATCGGCTGCGGTGTGTAGACGATACCGTGTGTATCAGCGACCTTGACGGAGAAGCCTTGAAAAAACTGCTCGTAGACAGCATTGAGGAATCCCTGTTTCTGTGAGAAATCCGTGATAGTCGCCGCCGTTTTCTCAATCGCAACGTAGAACGGATCCAAGCTCTGAAGAAACTGGTCACGATTCAGGGCATGCTCCGTCAGCACATCAACCACTTTCTCGATGTCTCTGGCAATGATGTTACGTCGCGTGAAATCGCGGTTCTTGAAAACGGTCGCGAAAATTCGCTCTGTCAGGAGATGTTGAATGAGCATCTCCTCTACAGCGGCAATTGCGAGGTTTGGATTAATGGAGGCTTGGCACTGCTGATGAAAGTTGCTGAACGCCTCTCGGAAGTGTGGATTGTTTTGACGTTCTGTTTCGATGAGTGCTGCCAACTTTTCGCCGAGTTCCGGCACCGTCTCTCTGAATTCGGAGACTGCCGCGTGCCATGCCGAAATATTCGCCTCCTGATACGCGAAGAAAGTCTGTAGCATACGGACAAGGTTTCTCGGATCGGTGATATCCACATCGAGTTGTAGCTGCCCATCCTGATAGAGGAGCGCGTGGGTCGGTGACTGCACAACAATATTTTTTGACGGATAGCCTGCAGCAAACTTCTTGGACGCTTCACTATGGAGGTCGTCTTGTGTATCTTTCGCTTCCCAATAGCCGTGTGGCAGTCCGAAGGCATCGACGACTTCACCATCCGGTCGGATGTGTCTGTAACCGCCTTGGGTCGTTGTATCATCTGCAGCGCGTGTCTTTTCACAGAGCAGTGTAAAATCGGATTGGTGGCAATAGTGTTGAAGGAGATTTTGGAATGCGGCACGGACGGTGCCTTCGTTTTCTTCACCCAGTTGCGCGTATTTTTCCAGTTCGGCGTAGTAGGTCTTGATAGGTTTATGCGTAGGCTTGATGTTCAGATCGGACATCTATGTTCTCCGTGTGTTGTGGGTATCAGAGCGATACCCCATTATACACGGAGGCGTCCGAAATTGCGAAGAGAATTTTGCGATAGAAACAAGTAGACCTCTCAGTGAAATGTAGGTGTGAAAACGAGTTGTGGTTCCAAACCGCTTTTGACTTTTGCCGAAAAACGTGACATGATACCTGTCCTAAGCCCTCAATTCTGCAACGGATGGATATTTACGAAATGTGCACTACTTATGACAAATCAAACACGGTTCCTCGTCATCTTCGTCGTCATGGACATCGGTGAGGATATCTATCAGACGGCGATTCGGTTTTGCTGTTTTCTTGGATGCCATCGCTTTTTCGGTGTTTGCCTTGATTTGTGCTATCCGTTTTGGATCCGACAACTCCTCTAAACTTTCGCCTTGGCACCATGTGAACTGTTCACCTGTCTCTGGATTGGATTTCTCGTATTCCTTGGCGAGTTCGAAGAGATTTGGATGCTGCTCCAATAATCCGACCCACTCGGATTTGCGCTGGAAGAAACAGAAATAACATCCGGAGCGCGTCCGCCACTTATAATAGTCAGGTAGACCGACTCCACTTTCCTCCAGAATTCGGTAGACATCCGCTTTAGTAATGCCATCTTCTTTAAAGGGGTATTTCGGTTCGATGTTGCGGAGCGAGGAGGTCTGTGGCGGTTTGTAGCCAACGCGATCTTCATCTGCACGAATGGCGATGTAGTGATACGCTTTGTCTTCACCTACATATTCTTCAAAGGGTCTTATTTTGAGGTTGACAGTGCACCAACGGACTTGAGAGGATGGCAGTAAGCCGCCGTAAAGCGTCAACCAGTGGTCGAAATCTCGGTTCTTACTGTCATCGGAATCCATGTTGAGGCGCACAATCGGTTTGCCGAGAAGTGCTTCTAACCGGTCCAAAAACGCATAGGTCTCTGGCAATTCTTTACCGGTATCGGAAAAGAAGTATTCCATCTCTGGCACCCTGTCCCGCATGTAAACTGCAAGGGCAGAGCTATCTTTTCCTCCAGAAAGCCCGAGGAGATGACGTGTTTTTTGTCCCATACTTCCTCCCAAGGTGAATTCTTTATTGAGAACTTTTACATTTTAATCATAGCACGTATCTGCCAAGATGTCAAGTTGTTCTTTTCTTTTCAGATTCCTGCATCAGCTTTTGTGAGATGCGCCCTAAAACCGCAAGACGAAATTCAGGATTTCCATCCGTATCAATTTCGTTAGAAGCTTTCTCAATTGCGCGTTCCAATTTATCTGCTTGTTCCTCGGAAGTTGAAGGCAAAATGACAACCTGTTCCTGTTCGAGGTGTTTAGGTCTCGTAACGCCGACACGAATTAGTTCACCTGCTGGTAATTCAGTATGATCCCATTTTTCGTAAGACACCGCTTCGAAATGCCGAAATTTCCTTGCGGTTTGAGACAAGTTGATCTCAAATTGAGCTTTGTCCATGTCGGTCCAAGATGCCGGTGGTCTTTTGGTAAGATAGGTTGCTATTGCCTCAAGCCAACTGGTAAAATCATATCCACTGCTACAGGTTCGAATTAAAAATCCTTTAAACTCAGTTTCGATTACTATTTCTAATAAGGGCTCAGCTTTGGTGACCAATTCTGTTCGAAGTTCTTCTTTCTTCGGTGTCAAATTGAAGGCTTTCGCGAGCAATTGCTCAATGAAGTTCAGCAGCACTTCGTAAGCCTGCTCTAACTCGGACAGAGCATCTTGCAGTGTAGTGAAGAAATCCGAAACAATCTTTGTATCTGTTGCTGTTTCTGTGCCAAAGGCAGGAAATCCAAGTGCTTCAGGCAATTGATTAAAAAGGAGTTCGTCAGGTTCACGCGCATTCAGAACAGTTTCCCTTACATTTTTTGATGCGTCACTCAATTCTTGTGTTGTTAGTACATACTTTGGCAGTTGTGCTATAGAGTGTATAAGCGGCGTAATGGCCGTCAATAAATCAGAATTTTCAGTTGCGACCGGTTGATCGAGCATCTCCAAAAATTGTGCTAACAGATCCGCGCGAATACCGACTATCCGAAAACATTTCAGTTCAAATTGTTGAGGCACTTTGAGTAATCTTTCAAAAACTGGCATTGACCAGCCTGGTATAAAAGAGCCGTTTTCATAAAGGGCGATTTCGGTTTTGTGATGCAGCATCGTGGCACACAAAAGAATAGACAATGGACCATTTCGAACGCCGAGGGGAGGCGACATCAAACGTTCATAGAGGCGGATAACGGGTTGTCGCTCACCTTCACATTCGCTAAGAAACGTCTCGATCGCTTGCCATGTGTGTACTATTCTACTTTTATCATCTGGATGTGGGGGATGGAATCCCCATACACCTCCAACTTCGCGGTGTATCCCCGTGTTCCATAAGAGGGAGCGGTAGATGCTCATTTGAGGAGGATAGCTTTTGATGTCAAGATTGTTCTTGTCACCATTTTCAAGCATGGCTTTAATCAAGTGCTTTCTTGCTGTTGTTGCGGCACCAGAAATTTCCCGTCGGTTGATCAATTCATTCTGAATAATGGGGGTTTTATCATATATCTCATCACATATTTTTGAGAGGTAAGTATTTCTCGCGCGTTGAGAATTAATGTTTACGGGTTGTCCCTTGTGGTACCATGTACAAGCCCCTTTACTGTCCTCGCCAAATATTGCTGTTAATCTATCAGATGCTTCTTTCTCCGCTTGTACCTGTTGTGCTGAGAGTTCATCTCTCGCTACCGCGTCACCATCTAACTCGGGTGTATGTTCGGCTACCCAACGTAAACTAGCGAGTTGACAGACAGCGTCTTGCAGAGTACCAATGGGGTGCGGAATTGCAATCAATACCTCTTTGCGTTCTATTAGTTTGGTGCTACTCGCCTTTTTACTTA
Protein-coding regions in this window:
- a CDS encoding phosphoadenosine phosphosulfate reductase family protein, producing the protein MGQKTRHLLGLSGGKDSSALAVYMRDRVPEMEYFFSDTGKELPETYAFLDRLEALLGKPIVRLNMDSDDSKNRDFDHWLTLYGGLLPSSQVRWCTVNLKIRPFEEYVGEDKAYHYIAIRADEDRVGYKPPQTSSLRNIEPKYPFKEDGITKADVYRILEESGVGLPDYYKWRTRSGCYFCFFQRKSEWVGLLEQHPNLFELAKEYEKSNPETGEQFTWCQGESLEELSDPKRIAQIKANTEKAMASKKTAKPNRRLIDILTDVHDDEDDEEPCLICHK
- a CDS encoding phytanoyl-CoA dioxygenase family protein, with translation MTGEEKFAVDLEGYLVIKNVLTDDEVAEMNAIIDKGDLQGPPSLWGEPFRRLIDHPNILPYLIEMLGPHVRLDHDYALFMEKGQGRGGLHGGEDGGRAGGGVGDHWYKYRDGHMRNGLSVMTYNLMDAPAGAGGFACIPASHKCNFPTDLPTDVRRFERPAHYVVQPPLEAGDVLFFTEALIHGTMPWTAEHQRRSLLYKYSPGHSAWSEHYYDISKYEGLTEQQKRMLLPPSVGRRPPVIEAG
- a CDS encoding phytanoyl-CoA dioxygenase family protein, which translates into the protein MTSEEKFQVDLQGYLVIKNILTEDEVAEMNAFIDSESSERLRGHGERVSSLWGEPFKSLIDHPKILPYLLELLGPHVRLDHDYTIFMDEGQQGGRLHGGEDGGGPGGPEADHWYKYRDGVMRNGLSVMTYNLADAPEGAGGFACIPGSHKSNFLRDLPSDVQHFERPAHYVVQPPVEAGDVLFFTEALVHGTMPWRAKHQRRSLLYKYSPGHSAWSGEYHDLSKYGELTEQQKRMLLPPSVGRRPYVIDEG
- a CDS encoding DEAD/DEAH box helicase; translation: MSDLNIKPTHKPIKTYYAELEKYAQLGEENEGTVRAAFQNLLQHYCHQSDFTLLCEKTRAADDTTTQGGYRHIRPDGEVVDAFGLPHGYWEAKDTQDDLHSEASKKFAAGYPSKNIVVQSPTHALLYQDGQLQLDVDITDPRNLVRMLQTFFAYQEANISAWHAAVSEFRETVPELGEKLAALIETERQNNPHFREAFSNFHQQCQASINPNLAIAAVEEMLIQHLLTERIFATVFKNRDFTRRNIIARDIEKVVDVLTEHALNRDQFLQSLDPFYVAIEKTAATITDFSQKQGFLNAVYEQFFQGFSVKVADTHGIVYTPQPIVDFMVKSVEHILQTEFNRSLSESGVNIIDPFVGTGNFIVRVMQELDPISLERKYTANPPELQCNEVMLLPYYIASLNIEQQFYAATHRYAPYEGICLVDTFEMAEERQIQMFTPANTERVEKQKQTPMFVIIGNPPYNAGQVNENDNNKNRHYETMNERIADTYAKDSKATLRNKLYDPYVKAIRWALDRIGDEGVVAFVTNNSFLDGVAFDGMRKHLAEDCDAIYILDLGGNARKGLKVSDANVFGIRVGVSINLFVKNKRHLSKSPRIFYYCTDDLWNRKQKFDFLNEREHAGRIEWQNIQPDARYTWLTEGLYAEFDTFIPMGSKAAKMVKDDPTDVIFKTYSNGVKTNRDAWAYNFDRNTLITNVDRMNETYNAEVARWTQRKDRNVDLDNFVVSEDTQIKWSRDLKVKLERGTTSEYTEHKVRTALYRPFTKSNLYFDRTMNDVVAVFPSIFPTLYTETENRVIWLKVGKEWPMFGLMVNQLPDQLPQGGSQCFPFYTYDEDGTNRQENITDWALTQFRTHYQDNTITKWDIFHYNYGILHHPDYREKYAANLKRDLPHIPFVNDFWEFAKAGARLSDLHVNYESQPEYSDLKFIQNQEVPLDWRVEKMKLSKDKASLVYNNFLTISGIPTKTFGYRLGTRSALEWVIDQYRVKTDKRSGIVNNPNRIDDPQYIVKLIAKVITVSLETVDIVNNLPALDIR
- a CDS encoding AAC(3) family N-acetyltransferase; this encodes MQTPYIHEKLTEDFTDLGIEKGDTLFIHSSFKSLGPVEGGAGTVITALEAAVGAEGLILMPTFSLLSSREERVAAWNVNQTPSTVGWLTEFFRQMPDTYRSDHYSHAVAARGRDAKAFVSDHRRREGHESPWDHYPWGKTYGTHSPMFRAYKTNAKLLMIGVDYETSTYIHLVEVIHWNNRLADDPQAEYIRLKRPELGAFWEGLSQLRQGKVGDSMCRLFHIETYVDTLLAEVERNPEPYVI